One region of Microbacterium sufflavum genomic DNA includes:
- a CDS encoding GH116 family glycosyl-hydrolase has translation MTDRLSPSRPHTEAPALAMPVGGIGTGGFAVNADGSLRQWQLQGMPNHLGALPGTGFWLRVTQVEPPLNVISMVQGTPVPDPQASLTTDGFVPEWMTAAAESFSTFDSAAFRGTYPVAEVELTDPRHPVEVRMRVLNPMAPRDVELSSIPTGMFEFTLTNTGSIGVHGTLAGSLLNAIGWDGITPIADSTPGLGGNVNRLRRGRGWSRVVMDNPSLDESDRLAGQLVLAADDETAAVLTRCSGLEHLDAFLRSRAGNDGRSRLALAPTIGDPQLNAPQGGSGPSPQGRSWLGVVGVPFALAPGASRTIRFSISWHLPNRFVDIEQFGAPHPEWGASTFYLGNAYGVRYLDALDVQATVERRWDELVERTLRWTGTLAGSSLDAREVEHLAAQAAYVRSPTCFIGADGRFYGYEGSLGDSTWMWSGVFGGSCPLNCTHVWQYEAALAGLWPSLERNMRDTEFDVMQAADGSIPHRLRVPTYLHQMTDEFIGGPEEPALDGMLATILKSLRDVQRGAGSEWLERRWPQLVRLYTHIREKWDADGDGVLRGIQPSTHDIDLAGVNPFMGTLWLAALRAYEELARRVGDTDAAAEAAERFRSGSAGYDELLFDGTHYVQVLDEGDPEDFQWRTGVLSDQVIGQWWAHQLGLGPILPPEHVRSALRHVVASNLRHGFADFAHPYRVYADTADDVGLLMCTWPEGGRPEVPTRYADEVWTGIEWQVAAHCFFEGLEEEGRAVLEGLWDRHDGRRRNPYNEIECGDHYARAMAGWTLLQARSGVRVDEGTGELHVAAEGRWPWVSAAGYGTVTVGEQVEVDVVEGDCPFTVVRAE, from the coding sequence ATGACCGACCGCCTGTCCCCGTCCCGTCCGCACACCGAGGCCCCCGCGCTGGCGATGCCCGTGGGCGGCATCGGCACCGGCGGCTTCGCGGTGAACGCCGACGGGTCGCTGCGCCAGTGGCAGCTGCAGGGCATGCCGAACCACCTGGGCGCTCTCCCCGGCACCGGGTTCTGGCTGCGGGTCACGCAGGTCGAGCCGCCGCTCAACGTCATCTCGATGGTGCAGGGCACCCCGGTCCCGGATCCGCAGGCCTCGCTCACCACCGACGGCTTCGTGCCCGAGTGGATGACCGCGGCGGCCGAGAGCTTCAGCACGTTCGACAGCGCCGCGTTCCGGGGCACGTACCCGGTGGCCGAGGTCGAGCTGACCGATCCGCGGCATCCGGTCGAGGTGCGCATGCGCGTGCTCAACCCGATGGCCCCGCGCGACGTCGAGCTCAGCTCGATCCCGACCGGGATGTTCGAGTTCACGCTCACCAACACCGGCTCGATCGGGGTGCACGGCACGCTCGCGGGGTCGCTGCTCAACGCGATCGGGTGGGACGGCATCACGCCCATCGCCGACAGCACTCCGGGGCTGGGCGGCAACGTCAACCGCCTGCGCCGCGGCAGGGGCTGGTCGCGCGTGGTCATGGACAACCCGAGCCTGGACGAGAGCGACCGCCTGGCCGGGCAGCTCGTGCTCGCCGCCGACGACGAGACAGCGGCCGTGCTCACGCGGTGCAGCGGTCTGGAGCACCTCGACGCGTTCCTCCGCTCCCGCGCCGGGAACGACGGACGCTCCCGGCTCGCGCTCGCCCCCACGATCGGCGACCCGCAGCTCAACGCCCCGCAGGGCGGGTCCGGCCCCAGCCCGCAGGGACGGTCGTGGCTCGGGGTGGTCGGCGTGCCCTTCGCCCTCGCCCCCGGTGCCTCGCGCACGATCCGCTTCTCGATCTCGTGGCACCTGCCCAACCGGTTCGTCGACATCGAGCAGTTCGGGGCGCCGCACCCGGAATGGGGAGCGTCCACCTTCTACCTCGGCAACGCGTACGGCGTGCGCTACCTCGACGCGCTCGACGTGCAGGCCACGGTCGAGCGCCGGTGGGACGAGCTCGTCGAGCGCACGCTCCGGTGGACCGGCACCCTCGCGGGGTCGAGCCTCGACGCGCGGGAGGTCGAGCACCTCGCCGCCCAGGCCGCATACGTGCGCAGCCCCACGTGCTTCATCGGCGCCGACGGCCGGTTCTACGGCTACGAGGGCTCGCTCGGCGACTCGACCTGGATGTGGTCGGGCGTCTTCGGCGGCTCCTGCCCGCTCAACTGCACGCACGTGTGGCAGTACGAGGCCGCGCTCGCCGGGCTGTGGCCGAGCCTGGAGCGGAACATGCGCGACACCGAGTTCGACGTGATGCAGGCGGCCGACGGGTCGATCCCGCACCGGTTGCGCGTGCCCACGTATCTGCACCAGATGACGGACGAGTTCATCGGCGGACCGGAGGAGCCCGCGCTCGACGGCATGCTCGCCACGATCCTCAAGTCGCTGCGCGACGTGCAGCGCGGGGCGGGATCGGAGTGGCTCGAACGCCGCTGGCCTCAGCTCGTGCGGTTGTACACGCACATCCGGGAGAAGTGGGACGCGGACGGTGATGGCGTGCTGCGCGGCATCCAGCCCAGCACGCACGACATCGACCTTGCCGGGGTCAACCCGTTCATGGGCACGCTGTGGCTCGCGGCGCTGCGGGCGTACGAGGAGCTCGCGCGGCGGGTGGGCGACACCGACGCCGCGGCGGAGGCGGCCGAGAGGTTCCGCTCCGGCTCGGCGGGGTACGACGAGCTGCTGTTCGACGGCACCCACTACGTCCAGGTGCTCGACGAGGGCGACCCGGAGGACTTCCAGTGGCGCACGGGTGTGCTGTCCGACCAGGTGATCGGGCAGTGGTGGGCGCATCAGCTCGGGCTCGGGCCGATCCTGCCGCCCGAGCACGTGCGCAGCGCCCTCCGGCACGTGGTCGCCTCGAATCTGCGGCACGGCTTCGCGGACTTCGCGCACCCGTACCGCGTCTATGCCGACACGGCCGACGACGTCGGGCTGCTGATGTGCACGTGGCCCGAGGGCGGACGACCCGAGGTGCCCACGCGCTACGCCGACGAGGTGTGGACGGGCATCGAGTGGCAGGTCGCGGCGCACTGCTTCTTCGAGGGGCTGGAGGAGGAGGGTCGTGCGGTGCTCGAAGGACTGTGGGACCGGCACGACGGCCGCCGCCGCAACCCCTACAACGAGATCGAGTGCGGCGATCACTACGCCAGGGCCATGGCGGGGTGGACGCTGCTGCAGGCGCGCTCCGGCGTGCGCGTGGACGAGGGGACGGGCGAGCTGCACGTCGCTGCCGAGGGCCGCTGGCCGTGGGTGAGCGCGGCGGGCTACGGCACCGTCACCGTGGGGGAGCAGGTGGAGGTCGACGTGGTGGAGGGCGACTGCCCGTTCACCGTGGTGCGCGCGGAGTGA